Proteins co-encoded in one Enterobacter sp. R4-368 genomic window:
- the yhcN gene encoding peroxide/acid stress response protein YhcN — MKRNLIIASLGLASLISFGASAATLVNSDQASNLQSIGSVSISQRAGVPMDIRQELSAKADQAGASSYRIIEARTGDSTHVTAELYK, encoded by the coding sequence ATGAAACGTAATCTCATCATCGCATCCCTTGGCCTTGCATCACTGATCTCTTTCGGCGCGAGCGCCGCAACGCTTGTTAACAGCGATCAAGCCAGCAACCTGCAATCTATCGGCAGTGTTTCTATTTCCCAAAGAGCGGGCGTCCCGATGGACATTCGCCAGGAGCTCTCTGCTAAAGCCGATCAGGCTGGCGCGAGCAGCTACCGTATTATTGAAGCACGTACGGGGGATAGCACCCACGTTACGGCTGAACTGTATAAATAA
- the mdh gene encoding malate dehydrogenase — MKVAVLGAAGGIGQALALLLKTQLPSGSELSLYDIAPVTPGVAVDLSHIPTAVTIKGFSGDDATPALEGADVVLISAGVARKPGMDRSDLFNVNAGIVKNLVAQVAKTAPKACIGIITNPVNTTVAIAAEVLKKAGVYDKNKLFGVTTLDIIRSNTFVAELKGKQPTDIEVPVIGGHSGVTILPLLSQIPGVSFSEQEVADLTKRIQNAGTEVVEAKAGGGSATLSMGQAAARFGLSLVRALQGEQGVVECAYVEGDGEYARFFSQPLLLGKNGIEERHAIGKLSAFEQQSLEGMLDTLKKDIQLGVDFVNR; from the coding sequence ATGAAAGTCGCAGTCCTCGGCGCGGCCGGCGGTATCGGTCAAGCGCTCGCCCTACTACTGAAAACACAACTGCCTTCAGGTTCAGAACTCTCCCTGTATGATATTGCACCTGTAACCCCTGGGGTTGCCGTTGACCTCAGCCATATTCCTACCGCTGTAACCATTAAAGGCTTCTCCGGCGATGATGCGACGCCTGCGCTGGAAGGCGCCGATGTGGTGCTGATTTCCGCGGGTGTGGCGCGTAAACCGGGTATGGATCGCTCCGACCTGTTTAACGTCAACGCCGGTATCGTGAAAAACCTGGTCGCTCAGGTGGCGAAAACCGCGCCGAAAGCCTGTATTGGCATCATCACTAACCCGGTAAACACGACAGTCGCGATTGCCGCTGAAGTGCTAAAAAAAGCCGGTGTTTACGATAAGAACAAGCTGTTTGGCGTTACCACGCTGGACATCATCCGTTCCAACACCTTCGTGGCAGAGTTGAAAGGCAAACAGCCAACGGATATCGAAGTCCCGGTTATCGGTGGTCACTCTGGTGTAACAATCCTTCCGCTGCTGTCGCAAATCCCGGGCGTAAGCTTCAGCGAACAGGAAGTGGCCGATCTGACAAAACGCATTCAGAACGCCGGTACCGAAGTGGTCGAGGCGAAAGCGGGTGGCGGTTCAGCAACGCTTTCCATGGGCCAGGCCGCCGCACGTTTTGGTTTGTCGCTGGTGCGCGCGCTGCAGGGCGAGCAAGGCGTTGTTGAGTGCGCTTATGTGGAAGGTGACGGCGAATACGCGCGTTTCTTCTCGCAGCCGCTGCTGCTGGGCAAAAACGGTATCGAGGAGCGTCACGCTATCGGTAAGCTCAGCGCGTTTGAACAGCAGTCGCTGGAAGGCATGCTGGATACGCTGAAAAAAGATATTCAGCTTGGTGTCGATTTCGTTAATCGTTAA
- the aaeX gene encoding p-hydroxybenzoic acid efflux pump operon protein AaeX, producing the protein MSLFPVIVVFGLSFPPIFVELILSLAIFWLVRRMLVPTGIYDFVWHPALFNTALYCCLFYLLSRLFV; encoded by the coding sequence ATGAGTCTGTTTCCCGTCATCGTGGTGTTCGGTTTGTCGTTCCCACCGATTTTTGTCGAATTAATTTTGTCACTGGCGATCTTCTGGCTGGTGCGCCGGATGCTGGTCCCCACCGGGATCTATGACTTTGTCTGGCACCCGGCGCTGTTTAATACTGCGCTGTATTGCTGCCTTTTTTACCTGCTGTCGCGCCTGTTTGTTTGA
- the aaeR gene encoding HTH-type transcriptional activator AaeR, protein MERLKRMSVFAKVVELGSFTAAARQLQMSVSSISQTVAKLEDELQVKLLNRSTRSLGLTEAGKIYYQGCRRMLHEVQDVHEQLYAFNNTPIGTLRIGSSSTMAQNVLAKMTADMLKEHPGLSVNLVTGIPAPDLIADGLDLVIRVGALQDSSLFSRRLGAMPMVVCAAKSYLAQYGIPEKPADMVNHSWLEYSVRPDNEFELVAPEGIATRLIPQGRFVTNDPMTLTRWLTAGAGIAFVPLMWVIDEINSGQLEILLPRYQSDPRPVYALYTEKDKLPLKVQVCINYLTDYFIEVAKVYQGMQGRSV, encoded by the coding sequence ATGGAACGACTAAAACGCATGTCGGTGTTTGCCAAAGTGGTGGAATTAGGTTCGTTTACCGCCGCTGCCCGACAGCTACAAATGAGTGTTTCCTCCATCAGCCAGACCGTCGCCAAACTTGAAGATGAGTTGCAGGTAAAGCTGCTAAACCGCAGCACGCGCAGTCTGGGCCTCACCGAAGCGGGGAAGATTTACTATCAGGGTTGCCGCCGGATGCTGCATGAAGTGCAGGATGTTCACGAGCAGCTTTACGCCTTTAACAACACCCCCATCGGTACGCTGCGTATCGGCAGTTCTTCAACCATGGCGCAAAATGTGCTGGCAAAAATGACCGCCGACATGCTCAAAGAGCATCCGGGTTTGTCGGTAAATCTCGTCACGGGGATCCCGGCCCCGGATCTTATCGCTGACGGTCTGGATCTGGTGATCCGCGTCGGCGCATTGCAAGATTCCAGCCTCTTCTCCCGCCGCCTTGGGGCGATGCCAATGGTGGTTTGCGCGGCAAAAAGTTACCTCGCCCAGTACGGCATTCCTGAAAAGCCAGCGGATATGGTTAACCACTCATGGCTGGAATACAGCGTGCGTCCGGATAACGAATTTGAGCTGGTGGCACCAGAAGGGATCGCCACGCGATTGATTCCACAAGGGCGTTTTGTCACTAACGATCCGATGACGCTCACGCGCTGGCTGACGGCAGGCGCCGGGATCGCATTCGTGCCGTTAATGTGGGTGATCGACGAGATCAACAGCGGTCAACTTGAGATCCTGCTGCCGCGCTACCAGTCGGATCCGCGCCCGGTTTATGCGCTCTATACCGAAAAAGATAAGCTGCCGCTAAAAGTGCAGGTGTGTATTAACTATCTGACGGATTACTTTATTGAAGTGGCGAAGGTGTATCAGGGAATGCAGGGACGCAGCGTGTGA
- the argR gene encoding transcriptional regulator ArgR: MRSSAKQEELVKAFKALLKEEKFSSQGEIVQALQEEGFDNINQSKVSRMLTKFGAVRTRNAKMEMVYCLPIELGVPTTSSPLKNLVLDIDYNDAVVVIHTSPGAAQLIARLLDSLGKAEGILGTIAGDDTIFTTPAKGFTVKDLYEAILVLFEQEL; this comes from the coding sequence ATGCGAAGCTCGGCAAAACAAGAAGAATTAGTTAAAGCGTTTAAGGCGCTTCTTAAAGAAGAGAAATTCAGTTCTCAGGGAGAAATTGTTCAGGCTCTGCAAGAAGAGGGCTTCGACAATATCAATCAGTCTAAAGTCTCTCGCATGCTGACCAAATTCGGCGCGGTGCGCACGCGCAACGCGAAAATGGAAATGGTTTACTGCCTGCCAATCGAACTGGGCGTTCCCACGACCTCCAGCCCGCTGAAAAACCTGGTGCTGGATATCGATTACAACGATGCCGTCGTGGTGATCCACACCAGCCCCGGCGCTGCGCAACTGATTGCGCGTCTGCTGGACTCTCTGGGTAAAGCGGAAGGCATCCTTGGTACCATCGCCGGGGATGACACCATTTTCACCACACCAGCCAAAGGCTTCACGGTGAAAGATCTCTACGAAGCGATTCTGGTACTGTTCGAACAAGAACTGTAA
- the aaeB gene encoding p-hydroxybenzoic acid efflux pump subunit AaeB: MGLLSIASQHLRFAFKLAFAVVLALFVGFHFQLETPRWAVLTAAIVAAGPAFAAGGEPYSGAIRYRGMLRIVGTFIGCIAGLAIIIMLIRTPLLMLMVCCVWAGFCTWVSSLVRVENSYAWGLAGYTALIIVVTIQTEPLLAPQFAVERCSEIVVGILCAIVADLLFSPRSVKQEIDRELDSLLLAHYQLMQLCIKHGDSEEVDKAWAALVRRTTALEGMRSNLNIESSRWGRANRRLKVINTLSLTLITQACETYLIQNTRPELITDTFRELFAEPVDNVQEMHKQLKRMRRVIAWTGERETPVTIYSWVGAATRYLLLKRGVIGNAKISAVEEEVLQGEVVVKAESAERHHAMVNFWRTTLSCMLGTLFWLWTGWTSGSGSMVMIAVVTSLAMRLPNPKMVAKDFIYGMLWALPIGSFYYLVILPSTQQSMLLLCISLAVLAFFIGIEVQKRRLGSMATLAGTINILVLDNPMTFKFSQFLDNALGQLVGVVLAMVVLLLVRDNSQARTGRMLLNQFVSAAVSAMTTNTARRKENHLPALYQQLFLLLNKFPGDIAKFRLALTLIIAHQRLRDAPVPINDDLSAFHRQLRRTASQVISAGNDTKRRRYFTQLLEELDIYQHKLHHWNAPPQVTEPVHRLTGMLHKYQHALTSS, translated from the coding sequence ATGGGGCTGTTATCCATTGCCAGCCAGCATTTGCGTTTTGCTTTCAAGCTGGCCTTTGCCGTCGTACTGGCACTGTTTGTTGGCTTTCACTTTCAGCTTGAAACCCCGCGCTGGGCGGTGTTAACCGCGGCGATTGTCGCGGCGGGACCCGCTTTTGCCGCCGGTGGCGAGCCCTATTCCGGGGCGATTCGCTACCGGGGGATGTTGCGTATTGTCGGCACCTTTATCGGCTGTATCGCCGGGCTGGCCATTATCATCATGCTGATCCGCACCCCGCTTCTGATGTTAATGGTGTGCTGTGTCTGGGCCGGGTTTTGTACCTGGGTCTCGTCGCTGGTGCGCGTTGAAAACTCTTACGCCTGGGGGCTGGCGGGTTATACCGCGTTAATTATTGTCGTTACCATTCAGACGGAACCACTGCTGGCACCGCAATTTGCCGTTGAGCGGTGCAGTGAAATCGTGGTGGGCATCCTCTGCGCGATTGTTGCCGATCTGCTCTTTTCCCCGCGCTCCGTCAAACAGGAAATTGACCGCGAGCTGGATAGCCTGCTGCTGGCGCACTATCAACTGATGCAGTTGTGTATCAAACATGGTGACAGCGAAGAGGTGGACAAAGCCTGGGCTGCGCTGGTGCGCCGTACCACGGCACTTGAAGGGATGCGCAGCAATCTGAATATTGAGTCTTCCCGTTGGGGACGTGCTAACCGCCGCCTGAAAGTGATCAATACCCTGTCGCTGACGCTCATCACCCAGGCGTGTGAAACCTATCTGATTCAGAACACCCGTCCGGAGCTTATCACCGACACGTTTCGCGAGCTGTTTGCCGAGCCGGTCGATAACGTGCAGGAGATGCACAAGCAGTTAAAAAGAATGCGCCGGGTCATTGCCTGGACCGGTGAGAGGGAAACGCCAGTTACTATTTATAGCTGGGTTGGTGCAGCGACCCGCTATCTGCTGCTAAAACGCGGTGTGATTGGCAACGCGAAAATCAGCGCTGTTGAAGAAGAGGTTCTGCAGGGCGAAGTGGTGGTGAAAGCAGAATCAGCCGAACGCCACCATGCGATGGTTAACTTCTGGCGCACCACGCTTTCTTGCATGCTGGGCACCTTGTTCTGGCTGTGGACCGGCTGGACATCCGGCAGCGGTTCGATGGTGATGATCGCGGTGGTCACGTCGCTGGCGATGCGTCTGCCCAACCCGAAAATGGTGGCGAAAGACTTTATTTACGGCATGTTATGGGCGCTGCCGATTGGTTCGTTTTATTACCTGGTTATCCTGCCATCGACGCAACAAAGCATGCTGCTGCTGTGTATTAGCCTGGCGGTACTGGCATTCTTTATTGGTATTGAAGTGCAAAAAAGGCGGCTGGGTTCAATGGCGACGCTGGCGGGCACCATTAATATTCTGGTGCTCGATAATCCGATGACCTTTAAATTCAGCCAGTTTCTTGATAACGCGCTGGGTCAGTTGGTTGGCGTGGTTCTGGCGATGGTCGTGCTTTTGCTGGTGCGCGATAACTCCCAGGCGCGCACCGGGCGCATGCTGTTGAACCAGTTTGTTTCTGCTGCTGTCTCGGCAATGACCACCAATACTGCGCGGCGCAAAGAGAACCATCTGCCCGCGCTGTATCAACAGCTTTTCTTGCTGCTGAATAAATTTCCTGGTGATATAGCGAAGTTTCGCCTCGCGCTGACGTTGATTATTGCGCATCAGCGCCTGCGGGATGCGCCGGTGCCGATTAATGATGATCTTTCGGCTTTTCATCGCCAGTTACGGCGTACGGCGTCACAAGTGATATCCGCAGGTAACGACACGAAACGTCGCCGTTACTTCACCCAGTTGCTCGAAGAACTGGATATCTACCAGCACAAGCTACATCACTGGAACGCACCGCCGCAGGTTACCGAGCCGGTACACCGGCTAACAGGTATGTTGCACAAATATCAACATGCACTGACCAGCAGTTAA
- the tldD gene encoding metalloprotease TldD: MSLNLVSEQLLAANGLSHQDLFAILGQLTARRLDYGDLYFQSSYHESWVLEDSIIKDGSYNIDQGVGVRAVSGEKTGFAYADQISLLALEQSAQAARTIVREEGDGKVKTLGAVEHQSLYTSIDPLQSMSREEKLDILRRVDKTARAADKRVQEVTASLTGVYELILVAATDGTLAADVRPLVRLSVSVQVEDDGKRERGSSGGGGRFGYDWFLQDVDGDVRADAWAKEAVRMALVNLSAVAAPAGTLPVVLGAGWPGVLLHEAVGHGLEGDFNRRGTSVFSGQMGQLVASELCTVVDDGTIADRRGSVAIDDEGTPGQYNVLIENGVLKGYMQDKLNARLMGVKPTGNGRRESYAHLPMPRMTNTYMLAGKSTPQEIIESVDYGIYAPNFGGGQVDITSGKFVFSTSEAYLIEKGKVTKAVKGATLIGSGIEAMQQISMVGNDLKLDNGVGVCGKEGQSLPVGVGQPTLKVDNLTVGGTA, from the coding sequence ATGAGTCTTAATCTGGTAAGTGAACAACTTCTGGCAGCGAACGGCCTGAGCCATCAGGATCTGTTTGCTATCCTCGGTCAATTGACCGCGCGTCGTCTTGATTACGGCGATCTCTATTTCCAGTCGAGCTATCACGAATCCTGGGTTTTAGAAGACAGCATCATTAAAGATGGTTCTTACAATATCGACCAGGGCGTGGGCGTGCGCGCCGTCAGCGGTGAGAAAACCGGTTTTGCGTATGCAGACCAAATCAGCCTGCTGGCACTGGAACAGAGCGCGCAGGCTGCGCGTACCATCGTGCGGGAAGAGGGCGATGGCAAAGTGAAAACGCTGGGCGCGGTTGAGCATCAAAGCCTTTATACCAGCATCGATCCGCTGCAAAGCATGAGCCGGGAAGAGAAGCTCGATATTCTGCGTCGCGTGGATAAAACAGCGCGCGCGGCGGATAAACGCGTGCAGGAAGTGACCGCCAGCCTGACTGGCGTTTACGAACTCATTCTGGTGGCGGCGACCGATGGTACGCTGGCGGCAGACGTTCGCCCGCTGGTGCGGCTTTCTGTGAGCGTACAGGTTGAAGACGACGGCAAACGCGAGCGCGGCTCCAGCGGCGGCGGCGGTCGTTTTGGTTATGACTGGTTCTTGCAGGATGTGGATGGCGACGTTCGTGCGGATGCGTGGGCGAAAGAAGCCGTGCGTATGGCGTTGGTCAACCTTTCTGCCGTTGCCGCGCCTGCGGGCACGCTGCCGGTGGTGCTTGGCGCGGGCTGGCCGGGCGTATTGCTGCACGAAGCGGTTGGACACGGGCTGGAAGGCGACTTCAACCGCCGTGGAACATCGGTATTTAGCGGCCAGATGGGGCAACTGGTGGCCTCAGAACTCTGTACCGTTGTGGACGACGGCACCATCGCCGATCGTCGCGGTTCTGTGGCGATTGATGATGAAGGAACGCCGGGCCAGTACAACGTGCTTATCGAAAACGGCGTGTTGAAAGGCTATATGCAGGACAAACTCAACGCGCGTCTGATGGGCGTCAAGCCGACCGGTAACGGGCGTCGTGAATCTTACGCGCATCTGCCGATGCCGCGTATGACCAACACCTATATGCTGGCGGGCAAATCAACGCCGCAGGAGATTATCGAATCTGTCGACTACGGCATCTACGCCCCGAATTTTGGCGGCGGCCAGGTCGATATCACTTCCGGTAAATTCGTCTTCTCCACTTCTGAGGCGTACCTGATTGAAAAAGGTAAGGTCACCAAAGCGGTGAAAGGCGCAACGCTGATTGGCTCCGGTATTGAAGCGATGCAGCAGATCTCCATGGTGGGTAACGATCTGAAGCTGGATAATGGCGTTGGCGTCTGCGGCAAAGAGGGGCAGAGCCTGCCAGTGGGGGTGGGCCAACCGACGCTGAAAGTCGATAACCTGACCGTCGGCGGTACGGCTTAA
- the aaeA gene encoding p-hydroxybenzoic acid efflux pump subunit AaeA has protein sequence MKTLTRNISRTAITMVLVILAFIAIFRAWVYYTESPWTRDARFSADVVAIAPDVTGLVTAVNVHDNQLVKEGQVLFTIDQPRYQKALAEDEADVAYYEALVAEKRREAGRRNQLGVQAMSREEIDQANNTLQTELHQLAKAQAARDLAKLDLERTIIRAPADGWVTNLNVYAGEFITRGSTAVALVKQHTFYVLAYMEETKLEGVRPGYRAEITPLGSNLVLKGTVDSIAAGVTNASSSNDSKGMATVDSNLEWVRLAQRVPVRIRLDKQQGNLWPAGTTATVVVTGKSDRDESQDSFFRKMAHRLRELG, from the coding sequence GTGAAAACACTAACAAGAAATATCTCTCGCACCGCTATCACTATGGTGCTGGTGATCCTGGCGTTCATCGCGATTTTCCGCGCCTGGGTTTATTACACCGAATCGCCCTGGACGCGCGACGCGCGCTTTAGTGCCGACGTCGTCGCTATCGCGCCAGATGTCACTGGCCTTGTCACCGCCGTCAATGTGCATGACAACCAACTGGTGAAAGAGGGCCAGGTGCTGTTCACCATCGATCAACCGCGTTACCAAAAAGCGCTGGCGGAAGATGAAGCCGATGTCGCTTACTACGAAGCGCTGGTGGCGGAAAAACGCCGGGAAGCCGGGCGGCGTAATCAGTTAGGCGTACAGGCCATGTCGCGCGAAGAGATCGACCAGGCCAATAACACCCTGCAAACCGAGCTGCATCAGCTGGCCAAAGCCCAGGCGGCACGCGATCTGGCGAAGCTGGATCTGGAGCGTACGATCATTCGAGCACCGGCCGATGGTTGGGTCACGAACCTGAATGTGTACGCCGGTGAATTTATTACCCGGGGTTCCACCGCGGTGGCGCTGGTGAAACAACACACGTTCTACGTTCTGGCGTACATGGAAGAGACCAAGCTGGAAGGCGTGCGTCCGGGTTATCGCGCGGAGATCACCCCGCTTGGCAGCAACCTGGTATTGAAAGGGACGGTGGATAGCATCGCCGCAGGCGTCACGAACGCCAGCAGCAGCAATGACAGCAAAGGCATGGCGACCGTCGATTCCAACCTTGAATGGGTGCGGCTGGCGCAGCGTGTGCCGGTGCGCATTCGTCTTGACAAACAACAAGGCAACCTGTGGCCAGCGGGAACGACCGCAACGGTGGTGGTGACGGGTAAATCCGATCGTGATGAAAGCCAGGATTCGTTCTTTCGCAAAATGGCGCATCGCCTGCGTGAGCTGGGGTAA
- the yhcN gene encoding peroxide/acid stress response protein YhcN, with translation MNIKSTVATLSILSALSFGAFAADSINAEQAQSRQSLGTVSIGSVTASPMDMNAQLSKKAEEQGASAYRIIEARSGDQWHATAELYK, from the coding sequence ATGAATATCAAATCAACCGTTGCAACACTGAGTATCCTTTCAGCCCTGTCATTTGGCGCTTTCGCGGCGGATTCCATCAACGCGGAACAGGCGCAATCTCGCCAGTCGCTGGGTACTGTTTCTATCGGTTCTGTCACCGCATCACCGATGGACATGAACGCGCAACTGAGCAAAAAAGCGGAAGAACAAGGTGCGTCAGCTTACCGCATTATTGAAGCACGTAGCGGCGACCAGTGGCACGCAACCGCAGAGCTGTACAAATAA
- a CDS encoding barstar family protein: MNIYTFDFKHIDDQSAFYREFSRQFAIEREKVHDLDSLWDTVMDGALPLPLEIEFIHLPEKQRRRFGALILLFDEAEEELEGELRFNVR; encoded by the coding sequence ATGAATATCTACACTTTCGATTTTAAACATATTGACGATCAAAGTGCTTTCTACCGCGAGTTTAGCCGCCAGTTCGCTATTGAGCGCGAGAAAGTTCACGATCTGGATTCCCTGTGGGACACGGTGATGGATGGCGCGCTGCCTTTGCCGCTGGAAATTGAATTTATTCATCTACCGGAAAAACAGCGCCGCCGTTTTGGGGCATTGATCCTGCTATTTGATGAAGCGGAAGAGGAGCTGGAAGGCGAGCTGCGGTTTAATGTGCGGTGA
- a CDS encoding NAD-dependent succinate-semialdehyde dehydrogenase has translation MTTQSLQDNALFQTGYLVDGVWKTLDTTFDVLNPATGETIAKVAKAGKKETEEAIAAATRAFPAWRAKTAKERSTILYRWYELIIENKSWLGRLMTTEQGKPLKEAEGEVDYAASFIQWFAEQAKRANGEIIPPIKPGSRILATREPIGVVAAITPWNFPMAMLTRKLGPALAAGCTGVIKPANNTPLSAFALLALAKKAGVPDGVLNAVAGNTSEISDAIMASQDVRKISFTGSTAVGKTLVRNAAETMKKVSMELGGNAPYIVFEDADIDAAVQGAIANKFRNAGQVCVSVNRFYIHESVYDTFTQKLTEAVNALKVGNGLDEGVVVGPLIERAAVDKVREHVDDAVAKGAKVLAGGKPHSLGGNFWQPTVLGDCSDGMKLAQEETFGPVAACFRFTSEEEVVQRANATPFGLAAYFYTQNLQRVFRVSQAIESGMIGINECAVSTELGPFGGVKESGLGREGSVLGLEEFLEVKTLHLGGL, from the coding sequence ATGACAACGCAGTCACTGCAGGACAACGCGCTTTTTCAGACCGGCTATCTGGTTGATGGGGTCTGGAAAACGCTGGACACCACCTTTGACGTTCTGAATCCGGCTACGGGTGAAACTATCGCGAAAGTTGCCAAAGCAGGTAAGAAAGAGACAGAAGAAGCCATTGCCGCCGCAACGCGCGCTTTTCCCGCATGGCGGGCGAAAACCGCGAAAGAGCGTTCGACCATTTTGTACCGCTGGTATGAATTGATCATTGAAAACAAAAGCTGGCTGGGCAGATTGATGACCACTGAGCAGGGCAAACCATTGAAAGAAGCGGAAGGTGAAGTCGACTATGCCGCCAGCTTTATTCAGTGGTTTGCTGAGCAGGCGAAACGCGCAAACGGTGAAATTATCCCGCCCATTAAACCAGGCTCACGCATTCTGGCGACGCGAGAACCGATTGGCGTGGTGGCCGCGATTACACCGTGGAATTTCCCGATGGCGATGTTGACCCGCAAACTGGGACCCGCGCTGGCGGCAGGCTGTACCGGCGTTATCAAACCGGCAAATAACACGCCGCTTAGCGCTTTTGCATTGCTGGCGCTGGCGAAAAAAGCCGGTGTGCCGGATGGCGTGCTGAATGCCGTTGCCGGGAACACGTCTGAAATCAGCGATGCCATTATGGCCAGCCAAGACGTGCGCAAAATCTCGTTCACCGGCTCGACGGCGGTGGGGAAAACGCTGGTGCGCAACGCGGCTGAAACCATGAAAAAAGTGTCGATGGAGCTGGGGGGGAATGCGCCTTATATCGTGTTTGAGGATGCTGACATTGACGCTGCGGTGCAGGGCGCTATCGCCAATAAATTCCGTAATGCGGGGCAGGTGTGCGTCAGCGTTAACCGCTTCTATATCCATGAATCTGTCTACGACACCTTTACGCAAAAACTGACAGAGGCTGTAAATGCATTAAAAGTGGGGAATGGTCTGGATGAAGGGGTGGTTGTCGGACCGCTGATTGAACGCGCTGCGGTGGATAAAGTGCGCGAGCACGTCGACGATGCCGTCGCCAAAGGGGCGAAAGTATTGGCCGGCGGTAAACCGCACAGCCTTGGCGGAAACTTCTGGCAGCCAACGGTGCTGGGTGATTGCAGCGATGGCATGAAACTGGCGCAGGAAGAGACGTTTGGTCCGGTAGCTGCCTGTTTCCGTTTCACCAGCGAAGAGGAGGTGGTGCAGCGCGCCAACGCAACACCGTTTGGTCTGGCCGCCTATTTCTATACGCAGAACCTGCAGCGGGTATTCCGCGTTTCGCAGGCGATCGAAAGCGGCATGATCGGCATTAACGAGTGCGCGGTATCAACGGAGCTGGGGCCGTTTGGCGGGGTGAAAGAGTCCGGTCTTGGCCGGGAAGGTTCTGTGCTGGGGCTGGAAGAGTTTCTGGAAGTGAAAACTCTGCACCTTGGGGGATTGTAA